From the Anopheles merus strain MAF chromosome 2L, AmerM5.1, whole genome shotgun sequence genome, the window TATGGACGGGAAGAAACGGGAATGGGGACACACGGGGTAGGAGGGTGGGAGCTCGTTCGCTTACCTGCATCGcgatccagcagcagctgaccGGCGGATTTGTAGATTTCTTCGTTCGTCCGTCGTCCGTACAGCGCGTTCGGGTCGTTGTGGCGCGACGAAAGGGTGGCGGGCGACGTCGGCACactgagctgctgctgctgcggcggcggTACCGTCGGCTGGTGCAGCTGGTTGTTGTTGATCTGCTGCTCGAACAGCGACGTTTTCTCTAGAACTGAACCGGTACGTTTGAGTATATCTTTGTCCTTATCGAGCACACTTTTGGGCGGCGCGTCGGCGGTCCCGCCGACGGTGGAGCAGTGAGGAGGAGATGGTTTGTTAGTAGAGCTAGTTgcggtggtagtggtgttggtggtggtgttgttggaGGAGGAATTGTTGCTAGTATCGGAagtgctgatggtggtggtagatGTTATGTTTGCGGACGCGGAGGTGGTGCTGATGGTGTTGTTAAAATGCTCCTCGTTGTCATCGATCGTGATCGTGTGGTTGGAGGAAGTGTCAATATTACTTTCGCTTGGTGTGACGGCCGCGGTGCCACCACCCGCCGACGACGGTGTCGTGCTGCGGAAGCCGAGATTGATTGTGCCGCCGCCGGCGCAGCCGATGCTGCTGTAGTTGGGCGTACCGGGCGACCCAGTCTGCGGCGTGTTCTGGGGCGTCTGGGTACTGCAAGCGGACACGTCCGGCGAGCTGATTGCGTTCGTCGCGTTCGAATCGGGCGAGATTAGCGAGGAGGCGGACGAGAGGACGGGCGAGTgcagttgctgttgctgttgttgctggtatGGGATTTGGGAATGGGACTGCAGTGAGGCCGCTTGCTGAACGTTGTTCGTACTGGCACCTCCATTGTTGCCGCTTGTTGATGTGtgatgattgttgttgttgttgttgttaacattgttgctgttgttagtGGTTTTAGAAGCAGCCATCGAAGCCAGTTCCGTCATATTGACGTAGGTGGGCTGAAGTTGTGGGTGTTCTGTAACAAATGTCCGTTTCGTGTGCGATTAGTgggaggttttgttttatcagtTGAAGGTTGGAGTTTCCTTTGTAAAAGGAGCACTCATAGGGAGGGTTCCATTAGtataaattaaacaaagaaTCGCTCCAAACTAGAGcgcaacagcaaacaacacGCAAAGCTTTGTATCAATTCGTCACCGAAATAATGCGGCATTTTTCGTTCATACCTTTGGTAATGTGCGCTGGAATCGGAGACGGACACTGACGCGGCACGTTGGGATTGGCATTCTTCACGGAAGTCGTTGAGAGTGGCCTCTCGAGCGAGGAGCAGCGCTAAAATGACAATATAAAAATACAGTCCTTAATCTTTCTGCGAACCTTAGAGACGTTAGGTAACATTTCGCACACTTACCACTGGTAGCGGCGGTCGGCAGGCAACGTTTGCCGGCGACTTTTGCGTTTCGGCGATCGTTTCCGGGCTCTGGAAGGTGTACACCGTGAGGGCGGGTCGCTGGTGGCCCTTCTCGTAGGCGGACGAAATCGTGTGCGGACGGTCGACGGTTGACGTTGCATCCTGTGTGTGCGGTGGCCACGTTGATACCGCATGTGATTGACTAGCTAAGGTAGAGGCCTGGAGCAAGCGGGGACAGGAGATGGGCCCGAGTACAGTGAAATggggagaggaaaaaaggcGATAGAACATTGCTTATCAATTTCGGTTCAACCATATGGCCCGCTGTAGGGCCGCCCCGTTGCAGAGAATGtgcaaattttgcaaacaCCAGCGGGGGCCTCTCTATCAACAAACTGTTTCAGCTATACAGTCACACAAAGCGcaccatacaaacaaaaacagatacatttatcattttaattacagtaaaaaataaacaaacaacaaataataaatttaaagcaaCACTAATACTGCGACTACGATATGGGCCGTTTTGTGCGCGCGCCATGGACTTTGACacaatgaatttaaaaaaaatgctataaTTTAAACCGAACGAAGCAAATCTAGCCGAAACAGCGAATGATGTGAATGATCACAGCGAATGGATAGAAAataatgaagaaaaagaaagaggcAAAGATGTTTAACCTGTGAAGTTAAAGCTGGTGAAGAACAAAAGCCGCTATCGCTCGATTCGCCTGGTTTCAAACGTATCGCCGGGGAGtactaaaaacaaacagaaaggaaaagaaaacaggaaaaaaacacaacaaattaaataaaaaacaaacaaacaaacttgtCAAATACTAGAAAACTTAAGGTAGCAAATAAGAAACACGAAACTAGTCAATAATGAAAGGAAATTGAGGTAATATTAACATAGGAATAATTTGTGAGAATATCAAACTAATGGTAATaactaaattatattttacatcCAGTTCTAGTaagtaaatttaaatttatctgCTTCATAGAAAACGAAACCTCACGATGACGAATCTCGCTGCACTCTACTCTGTATAAATCATGCAAAAAGAAAGCAGCGCGTTTGCCAACGTCTATTCACAGCTCTTTCTAGCCTTTTTAGCTACACAACACGGATGTGAAATCACACACGAGTTAGCAAATTTTAGCATAGACTTTAACCGTTCTGTTGCGCTAACCTGTGATAACGATCGCTGGAACTGGTGATGGCCCGGCGAtccactgctgctactgttgaTCGAGCTGATCGAGCAGACGGAGCTCTTGCGCGAGCCGAGCGAGTTCGAGCAGCCGCCCTGCGAGTTGGAGCCACCGGGCGAGTCGGGATAGAGGCTAATGTTTGCCTTCGACTCGAGGATCAGCTCCTCCGATGCTTGCGGCAGTTGGGCGGGATCCTTCGTGACGATCGCTATCAGCTGCATGGCTTCCTATACACAAAAAGGTACAACGGCAGAAAGCATCCGATTAGAATCATGCCCATGGTGAAAGGGAGCCACTCTTCCAACGGCCCTGCTCTTACCTGTAAGTGACCGAGCTCGGACATCACCTCGCACTCCTCGTGCACCACCGGCTGCAACATGTTGACGAAGGTGCAGTACCGCGTTCGCTCCTCGACCATGATCGCCCGCAGCGACTTTCGCTCGACTTCCTCCAGCTCGCAGCGGCGCATCGTCACGTCCTGCATGGAGGATTCGACCAGCACGTGCAGATTGTCGGCGGCACCCTTCTTGGCCTTCTTCTGCAGCCGCAGCGTGTCGCTCGAGCGCTTCTTCAGCTCCGCCCGGCACCGCTTGTATTCTTTGGCATGGTCTTTATCGATCACCGTCACCTGCTTCTTCCAGTCTTCCAGCTTTTCCTGCAGCGGCACCACCAGACAGTCCATGATCGCGGTGGTGAACGTTTTCATGCGGCTCTCAACCGCCTTGTGTCGCAGGCAGACGCGCGTTAGTGCCGTTCCAATTTCTTTGGTGGCTCCTAATGGGGGGAGGAAAAAGAGAGGAGGAAACAATAAATGTTAGAAGGCGTGAGTACATTGTATCTGCAAAGGGTTTGGCAAGACTGTTGGGTAGTATCGTCGTTCGTGCTAGACGCCTTAACTGAGCGTTCTGAACATTAAAACAAACGCGATTGTGTAGTCCTCCACCCCGCCGGTCAAACGATAAACACACAGAACCGTCAACCAGAACCGGTCTCCTCCATTTTTGGGGTGCGAGAAGCAAGAGCGTCGTAAGTCGTCAAATTAGTACGTGATAATTACCACTCGTCGGTGGAACACGCCCAACGTTAATGCTGCCATTCGAACACTCAATCAGTTGGGGCGGATTTCCTCCCTGTCCAAAATTCTTCTTCTAATGTATTACTACTTCTCGAATGGATCTTCCCGTACAGTACAATGTGCAGTTGCAGTTGAAACCTCTTCGCCATTCGCCACCATCCCACGTGCACAAGAGTTTACTTTTGCCTTATCAAAAGTCAGTCATGTCTAATCGGTGCAGTTTGGACTGCACTTCCAATTCCAGTGGCGTCATAAAGCTAACGGAATCGGGAGCTGGTTTTGTTGATTGCTTGGAATTGTTGAGattttttcttcctatttCAATCAAACACACGCGAGACATCTTTCTgctccctgtgtgtgtgtgtgtgagtgtgtttgggAGAGAGATGATAAGGAACGCAGCAAGCAGTTTGTTGACAAATTTCAATGCTCGTCCCTTCCGGTTTCACCTCACAGTGGCTGCCTGCACGATGCGCGCTAGAGCGTGTTAATTATTATTGGTCAGCGTCATTGGGTGGCCCCCTACTCATTTGCACATGAATTGATCGGGGATTGAAGATTACGGCCCAAACGGTCGACAGAGTCTATTGACCTACTCTCGGGTGCGACTGACTGAACGAGCTTTTGGGAATATCGTTTCCTGCGTTGATTAAAATTCGAATTCgagatttcgtttttttttcgaattgaATAAAGTTTGCAGGGTTTACCGAACCGTTTTGCTATGTTAGCTGCATTTTTTGTCGTTCGCAAAAGAGGTATTTACAACTCGGTATATAAAAATGCGCGTATAAAAATTCGTGCAAAAAAGATTCTTCTTGTCTAATGAGATGTATACCAATTCGGATTTGGTGCTGGTTTgccttatttttttcatttttattatagACTACATTGAAACATGTTGTCAAATATTGAAAGAGTAATAGTTAAGATTTACAACGATGTATAGGTTTGGAGTATAATTCGTGTGTAGAAGCCGAAAAATTCTTTGTTCGATGAATTATTTGTCTCACTCCAATTCGTGTTCCATATGGAGGTAGTGTTTGCACAATCCTTTTTCATATTATTAATccaaaagaggaaaaaacggATTTTTGTGATTAAAATCACAACAAACCAAACGACCATATATGCGCGTTTTATACTGAAGAAAAACTACAAGTCATCAGAACTCCAGGTGTacaaatgaatatttaaattcaaactGAACAAAACTCGATAGACTCGGCCGCCTATGGTAAAGTGGATGAAATCGTACTTATGTGATCGATCATATGCAGGTTAGATTGGGCTCCCACCTATCTAGATCTATCAGCGCTTCTTCCGGCGTACCCCCGGACCACAACCTAGGGCATCTGTTGTTCCTGTTCGACAAAAATGTCTAGTGCACGGTACTCCCGGATAATAGTTGGCTACTCTACGCAGATGATGTTGAAATCTATCGTCAAATCCGTGAGACAGAGGACCATCTTCGACTACAAGCCACCTTGACTGAGTTTGTATCCTGGTGCAGGCGTAATGCTCTAAGCGTCTGCATCGATATATGCGCCATTCAGCCAGTCAAGAGCTCCAGCGCAGTTTAATTATACGTTTGACGGTTAGAACCTCGAAAGAGTGTACTGAGTCAAGGATCTAGGAGTCCTCCTAGATGCTAAACTCTCCTTCGAGGAGCAGATAGACCAAGTAGTTACTAGTAGCAAACGGCTACTTGGTTTGGTCATAAACATGACGCATGAGCTTCGTGATCCTATGTGTTATGACACTGTAGTGCGCACTTATCATATCTATGCTGGAATACGCTAGCATtgtattttaatttactaAATTCAGCTGACGATCACTATGAGACTGGAATGACGTTAACATAACTCACTTCACGTTTAAGTGTTCGAAATGCGTCCAACCATAACAATATATAAATGTTCTGTCCGTTACACAATTTGACTCGAGAGGGCTTTATAGTCCATCGATTCATAAACACTAAACACTAAACGGAAGGCTCGAGTCAAAATATGCAGTAAAACGTCTCGGTAAACCCTGTACTTCAGTCTCTCTCACTTTTTTTCAAACAGAACCAAAAATTGGATTTCATTCACgtttgagtgtgtatgtgtccatGCAAGAGGGGTTGGTCTGGTGTCACCTGAAGTCGCAATTTATCTCTCCCACATTATTATGCAGATTAGTTGATTGTGTTTTCAATTTCTCGATGAAAGCTCGTACAAGAAGTTCGCTTGTCCGGCTGACCGAAATTAAATGAAAGTCTTCCACAAAAAGCtcgtttaatgaaaaaaaaacacaacgaaatccACAAAACTTTTGAAAGTGAGCCCCTTGCTCACATTTGCTGTGCAACTGATCTGATCAATAATTTAGCTACCAGCGTTAAAGCTCATCGTAAAACCCACATTTATGGCTCTGCACCAGTTTAAATTGTGGCGCAGTTTCGGTTTAAATTTTGTTGCCGGCATCGCTTAtgcttaaattttaaaaaaaaaccaggatTGCGTGTGCCGATTCTCCTCAGCCCAACATGACACACAAGGCGCCGTTAAAGTAATgctacaaaaacaacaacaattactACTACTCTTGCCACGGTGCTTCAATAATTAACCTTCTTTGCTTCACTGGGCAAACGCGCAAAGCtcgtaaaaatataaaactcgAAATAAAGCAGCAGTTTGCAGCAAAAGTTCGTGTTTTGTTACCCGCGGGAAGATGCCATCGTGGGTATTGTTGTGTTAAAAACGGGCGCTCGCGTTCACTATGGGGGCAACGATGGTCGGCCGTTGGAATGGACTTTCTACTTGCAAACCGCAATAAGAGTATCACACGAAACATGattaagcaaaaacaaacggcGAAAAAAAGGCGAATGGGTAAATGAACGGTCATCACTTTACTGCTAAACTGCAACCGATCATCGACAGTCAATCAGTCAGTCGGTCATAGCGTCAAAGTGAAAGAGGAGGGTAGTAGCGAGGGCAATAAACAGCCGGTCAATTGATTGATCGGTTTGCTTGTTTTCCCCCGTGTGAGCCAAGTGTATACACATTATTAACCGGCTGATTAAAAAAGGCGCCCCACACACACGGCCACTTCTTAGCCCTTCCGCTGAGTGCACTTTTCAAGCACTTTTGCCCACTTTGCACACCCAATATTGACtggtggtgtgctgctgccGACTAACAGAGAGCTTGCTAACTTATTTACTACACCCGCGTGTGTGCCGCCACCACGAACGCCAAACAGAcgcaaaaaaattgtttttatttgggGTTTACACCTCGGAAAAAAACCGCGATATGTTTTGCGCTCCTATTTTCACGTAAATAAACTGGTACGGGGTATTGTATGGAAATGGCCGCCCGTTGGTGGATGATTATTAGGTCTGGGCCAGATAGCAAGAAGAGCTCTCGTGTGCACGCACGCATGGGGCAGCGTATAAAACGACGAAATGGAGCTACTGCATTAGAAGGAAGCATGGACCCATGGTGTATCGTATTTTCGCCACACGCTAAAAACGGGAGCATTCATCCTTCGGTAAGCACTAATTTAAGGTTCGGgagttgtgttttgtgtgggtCTGTCggtcttttgtttttctacgTCGTGCCAGTGTTGGAAGcgattttaaatattttacacaCGCAACGGTTTATCTTCATCGGACCATGTACAAT encodes:
- the LOC121593524 gene encoding mucin-5AC isoform X9, with the protein product MDIGMDRSGTDAGMATIGSLFQHIVNEMKNSSPLWEDFIAKATKLHACLRAAIQALAAYLDAFQKIADAATNSRGATKEIGTALTRVCLRHKAVESRMKTFTTAIMDCLVVPLQEKLEDWKKQVTVIDKDHAKEYKRCRAELKKRSSDTLRLQKKAKKGAADNLHVLVESSMQDVTMRRCELEEVERKSLRAIMVEERTRYCTFVNMLQPVVHEECEVMSELGHLQEAMQLIAIVTKDPAQLPQASEELILESKANISLYPDSPGGSNSQGGCSNSLGSRKSSVCSISSINSSSSGSPGHHQFQRSLSQYSPAIRLKPGESSDSGFCSSPALTSQASTLASQSHAVSTWPPHTQDATSTVDRPHTISSAYEKGHQRPALTVYTFQSPETIAETQKSPANVACRPPLPVRCSSLERPLSTTSVKNANPNVPRQCPSPIPAHITKEHPQLQPTYVNMTELASMAASKTTNNSNNVNNNNNNNHHTSTSGNNGGASTNNVQQAASLQSHSQIPYQQQQQQQLHSPVLSSASSLISPDSNATNAISSPDVSACSTQTPQNTPQTGSPGTPNYSSIGCAGGGTINLGFRSTTPSSAGGGTAAVTPSESNIDTSSNHTITIDDNEEHFNNTISTTSASANITSTTTISTSDTSNNSSSNNTTTNTTTTATSSTNKPSPPHCSTVGGTADAPPKSVLDKDKDILKRTGSVLEKTSLFEQQINNNQLHQPTVPPPQQQQLSVPTSPATLSSRHNDPNALYGRRTNEEIYKSAGQLLLDRDAGPTRVTRRASVNTVKPPPPVRRSSSVTPSPSVGTNSINTTTTTNLAQQSLAYTSSESLPPPPAYLLDSAAGSSPSISGNVAGTVKALNEIRHTPASPGVLRRAQQQSNPPSNQGSPTQYTNQYGTLPANRQHGHDHIASTTSSLPPTAPTAAAVTAPQSHYPSSQHHHHHHPSTPNSFHATDSNKPLSNRSPKTNLHQQGGIYAQPKQLSTMSSFRTSSPGPQKPNSSFLAQLNAKIAPNKTPQSQSPVPYQQSQQQQQQQANNYGYTTAQSGNELIYQRSTPVDPRAYNNNQQHLQQQQQQQQQQYYQQHQQQQQPPPHPPREGKHSIYSTSNQATTQQHYQQQQQQHHQQQQYYQTQYQSQQQQPHQPLQYQQQPQSSPYYYQQQQQQQSQQAPHKQHQQQPQYGHVLPTAGAASSSGNSSSSAGGYPTQNIYVSTNPFVSSVQTSSGSGGGMPVGSYSPSSFGKGTRHHHDDGASGGGASGSSTPNRTNHHSRNSSANNNGAAGGSGSATGPTHNVLAKTSAGFLENLNARLAEQRLSGKAFAVRNLINSKALPDPRICHESLMDQIKRGATLKRNRTINDRSAPKIH